The Acanthopagrus latus isolate v.2019 chromosome 13, fAcaLat1.1, whole genome shotgun sequence genome contains a region encoding:
- the nsd1b gene encoding histone-lysine N-methyltransferase, H3 lysine-36 specific isoform X1, protein MSGPYAGPGRDTHQSSCPLTPGRDLSTHSCSSRHNDHRIGLTMSAAASSYKHASVYGFAQTDHSSSSSSSSYSPLRRLQHLTTMVSQPDLVLPLREPERSWEWGVNKKERGKASERDSWADCTSSDYSSTKNTSREESFGKPPAGQKLPRSRDAPTTNRSDPVVSEKKMESCFSGPPSPAFSLDSNSPFANGFLHFESSLFEDDDEDRETVSPAGNLQDKDETPRNILQSTPGNLNTESKATLSSAKVVTRSQSSGQRRRYWDGSDDEWDSDTELFLLGDSSLRNSMQSSLKKKSLPPVKFLEGEVIWAKFNRRPWWPCEVIVDPAEGFYHRVKEPSERPGRLYHVRTFGEPTEQTWVEEKSTHVFHGGFEFEQLSLLRRRGKQKEQNHKYTIPKRFQNSWKSSVAEAESVLQERPKMAPFIPSSIDDAFHSNSTPERVNKADTILPPPPSPTCPETSHLTNGSISSHEVSSQITTPAKPSTLKKSSGKKKPSKSSKEINSKHSKKTLQSRSDHSERDNGECPYSDLDSVPKILCPKALERQSKVLTTQPSVTVVREVKKQPEIQTGLWFSKSGKDRRPKTTSPMPDRTLFSKVPCKKKNSSVVSKKTLLPGGSSSCGGPTDQSGLSDKHKTLVPAETVLPSEESGYLKCTNSSVANRPFGTTGCPNYQSGSSLVSVEAAVPSDRCGYSKGRHTISNTTDTVTGTASDQLGSSDVKKALEPSMTVNCNDQSRFSESVSQKENSDLRVNTEVDVIDRISGKAEEKESKYLASTTNQLARPEKQTNLASKCRLPFVKLIRKDIKGKKFLNSSTTDHPGSTKNDKKQDINASKKSSKQSNCMDSKASVSVDKESSSEPIKLSVKKLKASGGTGILRLSSESSQEKTTVASSELGNLESERIPVLNVNPSKETNPSSNQSDRPEGKTTSDSKVTCLSSDQLGSSQQKITSSTVFNRTPSPSHRHGNSECRKANVPEGLSSEKSKKVIHKSKQVPDKVNKIRLPEQPAHLPASNRLMTRALKAMREAEQKKRERARKDVEKKELLNPPRKAEKLVGHNARNSTWNHETKQESCTKTKALKSPCKDNGKHDQDTSSSCSTPSVVFSNSADFETEVKSEDEDLSISSTPPMDFIPLTSRVKAKNEDHSSDIGPSSLPSSPFSFMNAFKNVEEVSFQSLTNEGDGKPISFKADTNYKFSTFLMMLKDLHDTREREGTPLELEIGPPSAHVKEEPLVMPGEATTAGQDKQIEHIKDNSSPDKIKHSGVSTCRISKRPYHRRGSTTGFKKKANRKVPCRPARSGPGFPGLESLPATDSSSGLDSSVQSLLEIQPSGWEKQTGGGGERVVGEGKKNRWSRVNENLQNMVPLEQRGFNTTLRQEQLNGLVTDRTEVNTSLMRSAGEGDKAATVHKRIRKPSKRLIEWTEEYDQIFSTRKKNKKPLQLIGKVTQPIITPVSEPPGSVKDTHDHPSLNLLPEIQTPPPEEIAATTPSELQIPSTENTSPQDAPVLSIDTLTPPPEADPSLSEALVKDTGNAPVLGRKRKRKPTQKILEYCLEAEASIGPKKKVKTLKNNSNPAPQSDSAAPPLKSKSKQPTASSATPTTTEISTSAPAPPVQTDPPPSSPAVSTVSPAPPEPGQVEKASADKDAPEAENDKSEEVKKDTADSEGDQSSLDQSFSSMKDDLSLCDDLLLPSRKIIGDRGGPASMKENICQVCEKTGELLLCEGQCCGAFHLPCISLAEAPKGKFVCPECKSGIHTCFVCKKRSEDVRRCMIPVCGKFYHGECIANFAPTAPVNRGFRCSIHVCLTCFIANPNSSNIAKGRLVRCVRCPVAYHATDLCMAAGCVVLSNNSIICPNHFAPRRGVKNHEHVNVSWCFVCTEGGSLLCCESCPAAFHRECLNIEMPKGSWYCNDCKAGKKPRFKDILWVKVGRYRWWPAEVSHPKTIPENIQRMRHDVGEFPVHFFGSNDYLWTYQARVFPYMDVDANSKEKMGKGVDATYKKALEEAAVRFRELQAEKELRQLQEDRKNDRKPPPYKHIKVNRPIGKVQIFTADLSEIPRCNCKATDESPCGMDSECINRMLLYECHPQVCPAGERCLNQAFTKRQYSQVEIFRTLSRGWGLRCVHDIKKGQFVSEYVGEVIDEEECRSRIRHAQENDICNFYMLTLDKDRIIDAGPKGNEARFMNHCCQPNCETQKWTVSGDTRVGLFALVDVAAGTELTFNYNLECLGNGKTVCKCGAPNCSGFLGVRPKNNPPPSDDKGRKLKRRGHGRRRKKVVVTKEREDECFSCGDGGQMVSCKKPGCPKVYHADCLNLTKRPAGRWECPWHQCDICGKDAASFCEMCPSSYCSQHREGLLFISKLDGKLCCSEHDPCGPDPLEPGEIREYTPQSRSLTSGLGMAIIPSVASNTTTSVNKTTKRVQDISAGAGMCASESLPAFSIPVPITIPVSAPAASPPPSSSNAPSSPHVFDLPHYSPISSYEEERDEDEEDLLAEVDEESVEEDQKSDSHEEDGEAVMEEGGVEYLEEEEEEEEEEEEEEEEEEEEEEEEEEE, encoded by the exons CTCGGGTCAGCGCAGGAGATACTGGGACGGCTCAGATGACGAGTGGGACAGCGACACCGAGCTGTTCCTGCTCGGGGATAGTTCCTTAAGGAATTCAATG cagagcagcctcAAGAAAAAGTCTTTGCCGCCTGTGAAGTTTTTAGAGGGGGAAGTTATTTGGGCGAAGTTCAACCGAAGACCATGGTGGCCCTGTGAGGTGATCGTTGACCCTGCAGAGGGATTCTATCACAGAGTGAAAG AGCCCAGCGAGCGGCCCGGTCGGCTCTACCATGTCAGGACGTTTGGGGAACCTACGGAGCAAACCTGGGTGGAAGAAAAATCAACTCATGTTTTTCATGGAGGGTTTGAATTCGAACAACTCTCCCTACTGCGTCGGCGGGGGAAGCAAAAGGAGCAGAACCACAAATACACT ATTCCAAAGCGTTTTCAGAATTCTTGGAAATCCAGCGTGGCAGAAGCTGAATCTGTTCTCCAAGAGAGACCCAAAATGGCTCCCTTCATTCCATCATCCATAGATGATGCCTTCCATAGCAATTCCACACCGGAGAGAGTAAACAAGGCTGATACAATCTTGCCTCCCCCTCCTTCACCAACCTGTCCTGAGACATCACACTTGACAAATGGATCCATTTCATCCCATGAAGTGTCATCACAAATAACAACTCCAGCAAAGCCAAGCACTTTAAAGAAATCATCTGGCAAGAAGAAACCAAGTAAATCGTCAAAGGAAATTAATAGTAAACATTCTAAAAAGACGTTGCAAAGTAGGTCTGACCACTCTGAGAGAGACAATGGAGAGTGCCCATATTCTGACCTCGACTCAGTCCCGAAGATTTTGTGTCCTAAAGCGCTGGAGCGTCAGTCCAAGGTATTAACAACTCAGCCATCTGTCACAGTTGTCAGAGAGGTGAAGAAGCAGCCAGAGATTCAGACTGGTCTTTGGTTCAGCAAATCAGGCAAAGACAGACGACCTAAAACAACCAGTCCAATGCCAGACCGCACTCTCTTTAGTAAGGTGCCCTGTAAGAAGAAGAACTCATCTGTAGTAAGTAAGAAGACACTGCTACCTGGTGGCTCCTCCTCTTGTGGTGGGCCCACTGACCAGTCAGGGTTGTCAGACAAGCATAAGACTCTGGTACCTGCTGAAACTGTTCTGCCATCTGAAGAGTCAGGATATTTGAAGTGTACAAACAGCTCAGTTGCTAATAGGCCTTTTGGTACAACTGGCTGTCCCAATTACCAGTCAGGATCGTCCCTGGTCTCTGTTGAGGCTGCTGTGCCCTCTGACAGGTGTGGGTATTCAAAGGGCAGACATACAATCAGCAACACAACTGACACTGTGACGGGCACAGCGTCTGACCAGTTAGGTAGCTCAGATGTTAAAAAGGCTTTAGAGCCCAGCATGACTGTCAACTGCAATGACCAGTCAAGGTTTTCAGAGAGTGTCagtcaaaaagaaaattctgACTTGAGAGTTAATACAGAGGTTGATGTAATTGACAGGATTTCAGgcaaagcagaagaaaaagaaagtaagtATCTAGCATCCACTACTAACCAATTAGCAAGGCCAGAAAAGCAAACCAATCTTGCCTCCAAGTGTAGGCTGCCCTTTGTCAAATTAATACGCAAGGACATAAAGGGAAAGAAGTTCCTAAACTCCAGTACCACTGACCATCCTGGATCTACAaagaatgataaaaaacaagatattaatGCTTCTAAAAAGTCCTCTAAACAGTCAAATTGCATGGACAGCAAGGCAAGTGTCTCAGTCGATAAAGAATCCAGTTCAGAACCCATAAAGCTATCAGTTAAGAAGTTAAAAGCAAGTGGTGGGACTGGTATTCTTCGTCTGTCGTCGGAATCATCACAAGAGAAAACCACCGTTGCCTCCAGTGAGTTGGGTAACCTGGAATCAGAAAGGATAcctgttttaaatgtgaacCCAAGCAAGGAGACTAACCCATCCTCTAACCAATCAGACAGGCCAGAAGGTAAAACGACTTCTGACTCCAAAGTAACATGCCTTTCTTCTGATCAGCTTGGTAGCTCACAGCAAAAAATTACATCTAGTACAGTTTTTAATAGAACTCCTTCACCTTCTCATCGGCATGGGAATTCAGAATGTAGGAAGGCAAATGTACCCGAAGGCCTGTCTTCTGAGAAATCCAAGAAAGTAATCCACAAATCAAAGCAAGTTCCAGataaagtgaataaaatccGACTACCTGAGCAGCCTGCCCACCTCCCAGCCAGCAATCGGCTGATGACCAGAGCCTTAAAGGCCATGCGGGAGGCAGAACAAAAGAAGCGTGAAAGAGCACGAAAGGATGTTGAAAAGAAAGAACTCTTGAATCCCCCCAGAAAAGCTGAGAAACTTGTGGGCCACAATGCGCGTAACTCCACTTGGAATCATGAGACCAAACAGGAAAGTTGCACTAAAACAAAAGCTCTTAAATCTCCCTGTAAAGACAATGGCAAGCATGATCAGGACACCTCCTCTAGCTGTAGCACCCCTTCCGTGGTGTTTTCAAATTCCGCTGACTTTGAAACTGAAGTCAAGAGCGAGGATGAAGACCTCTCAATATCCTCAACCCCACCAATGGACTTTATACCCCTCACTTCCCGGGTAAAAGCAAAGAATGAAGATCACTCCTCTGACATAGGCCCCTCATCATTACCTTCCTCGCCATTTTCTTTTATGAATGCCTTTAAAAATGTGGAGGAGGTATCCTTCCAGTCCTTGACAAATGAGGGCGATGGTAAGCCCATCTCTTTCAAAGCAGACACCAACTACAAGTTCAGCACTTTTCTCATGATGCTAAAGGACTTGCATGACACTAGAGAGCGGGAGGGGACTCCCTTAGAACTGGAAATTGGGCCACCAAGTGCACATGTGAAGGAGGAACCCTTAGTGATGCCTGGGGAGGCTACAACTGCTGGTCAAGATAAACAAATTGAACATATTAAAGACAATTCAAGTccagacaaaatcaaacacagtggAGTCAGCACATGTCGGATATCCAAGAGGCCCTACCACAGAAGGGGCAGCACCACTGGGTTTAAAAAGAAAGCCAACCGCAAAGTGCCTTGTCGTCCTGCCAGGTCTGGACCTGGTTTTCCAGGACTGGAATCCTTGCCAGCAACGGACTCTTCATCAGGATTGGATTCTAGTGTCCAGTCCCTGTTGGAAATCCAGCCCAGCGGCTGGgagaagcagacaggaggaggtggtgaacGAGTGGTtggagaggggaagaagaatAGGTGGAGCAGAGTAAATGAGAACCTACAGAACATGGTGCCTTTGGAGCAGAGAGGATTCAACACTACGCTGCGCCAGGAACAGCTGAATGGTCTTGTTACAGACCGCACTGAGGTTAACACAAGCTTGATGCGAAGTGCTGGAGAAGGTGACAAGGCTGCAACAG TGCATAAGCGAATAAGAAAACCAAGCAAGAGGCTGATTGAATGGACTGAAGAGTACGATCAGATTTTCTCcacaaggaagaaaaacaaaaagcctctcCAGTTGATTGGAAAG gtCACTCAGCCCATTATTACCCCCGTGTCGGAACCCCCGGGATCAGTCAAGGACACGCATGACCACCCATCCTTGAACTTGCTTCCTGAAATACAGACACCGCCTCCCGAGGAAATTGCTGCAACGACGCCCTCTGAACTACAAATTCCCAGCACTGAAAACACGTCCCCTCAAGATGCACCTGTGCTTTCCATAGATACGCTTACACCTCCCCCTGAAGCTGATCCTTCGCTGTCAGAAGCCCTCGTCAAAGACACCG GAAACGCTCCTGTGCtgggaaggaagaggaagcgGAAACCCACTCAGAAGATCTTGGAGTACTGTCTGGAGGCAGAAGCTTCAATTGGCCCCAAGAAGAAG GTCAAAACACTGAAGAACAATTCAAATCCTGCCCCTCAATCAG ATTCTGCAGCGCCGCCTTTAAAATCAAAGAGTAAGCAGCCCACAGCGTCCAGCGCCACACCGACAACAACAGAGATTTCCACCTCTGCCCCAGCGCCCCCCGTCCAGACGGATCCTCCTCCCAGCTCTCCCGCAGTCTCCACTGTCTCGCCGGCTCCCCCCGAACCCGGCCAGGTGGAGAAAGCTTCAGCAGACAAAGATGCTCCTGAAGCAGAGAACGATAAATCTGAAGAGGTCAAAAAGGACACAGCAGACTCAGAG GGTGACCAGTCCAGCCTGGATCAGAGCTTCTCCTCTATGAAGGACGACTTGTCGCTGTGTGATGACCTACTTTTACCTTCGAGAAAGATCATCGGGGACCGAGGAGGCCCTGCCTCCATGAAGGAGAACATATGTCAG GTGTGTGAGAAGACAGgggagctgctgctctgtgagggTCAGTGCTGTGGAGCTTTTCACCTGCCCTGCATCTCTCTGGCCGAGGCCCCTAAAGGGAAGTTTGTCTGTCCTGAGTGCAAATCAG GCATCCACACCTGCTTCGTATGTAAAAAGCGCAGTGAGGATGTGCGGCGCTGTATGATTCCTGTATGCGGGAAGTTTTACCACGGGGAGTGTATCGCCAACTTCGCCCCGACGGCACCTGTGAACCGAGGATTCCGCTGCTCCATCCACGTCTGTCTCACCTGCTTCATCGCCAACCCCAACAGCTCCAACATCGCTAAAG GTCGTCTGGTACGATGTGTGCGCTGCCCGGTTGCCTATCACGCCACGGACCTGTGCATGGCGGCGGGATGTGTTGTTCTGTCCAACAACAGCATCATCTGTCCCAACCACTTCGCCCCACGCCGCGGTGTCAAGAACCACGAACACGTCAACGTCAGCTGGTGCTTCGTCTGCACTGAAG GGGGCAGCCTGCTTTGCTGCGAGTCATGTCCCGCTGCGTTCCACCGCGAGTGTCTTAACATCGAAATGCCAAAAGGCAGCTGGTACTGCAACGACTGCAAGGCTGGGAAGAAACCTCGCTTCAAGGACATCCTGTGGGTGAAGGTTGGGCGGTACAG GTGGTGGCCCGCAGAGGTCAGCCATCCCAAGACGATCCCAGAGAACATCCAGCGGATGAGGCACGATGTCGGGGAGTTCCCCGTTCACTTCTTTGGCTCCAACGACTACCTGTGGACCTACCAGGCTAGAGTCTTCCCTTATATGGACGTGGATGCCAACAGCAAGGAAAAGATGGGGAAAGGTGTTGATGCCACCTACAAGAAAG CCTTGGAGGAGGCGGCTGTTCGATTTCGTGAACTGCAGGCAGAGAAGGAGCTTCGGCAGCTTCAAGAGGACAGGAAGAACGACAGGAAGCCTCCTCCATACAAACATATAAAG GTGAATCGGCCAATAGGAAAGGTTCAGATCTTCACAGCCGACCTATCAGAGATCCCACGCTGTAACTGTAAGGCGACAGACGAGAGCCCGTGTGGGATGGACTCCGAGTGCATCAACCGCATGCTGCTGTACGAATGTCACCCACAG GTTTGCCCGGCGGGTGAGCGGTGCCTCAACCAGGCGTTCACCAAGCGTCAGTACAGCCAGGTGGAGATCTTCAGGACGCTGTCTCGAGGCTGGGGGCTCCGCTGTGTCCACGACATCAAGAAG GGTCAGTTTGTGAGTGAGTACGTCGGGGAGGTGATCGATGAAGAGGAGTGCAGGTCGAGGATCAGACACGCCCAGGAGAATGACATCTGTAACTTCTACATGCTGACTCTGGACAAG GATCGAATCATCGATGCCGGGCCGAAGGGGAACGAGGCTCGCTTCATGAACCACTGCTGTCAGCCGAACTGTGAGACGCAGAAGTGGACGGTGAGCGGAGACACCCGGGTGGGACTGTTCGCTCTCGTTGACGTCGCTGCAG GAACAGAGCTCACTTTCAACTACAACCTGGAGTGTTTGGGGAACGGGAAAACGGTCTGTAAATGTGGCGCACCAAACTGCAGCGGCTTCCTCGGCGTCAGGCCAAAG AACAACCCTCCTCCATCCGACGACAAAGGTCGTAAACTGAAGAGGAGGGGCCacggcaggaggaggaagaaggtcGTGGTGACCAAAGAAAGAGAGGACGAGTGTTTCAGCTGCGGAGACGGAGGACAGATGGTTTCCTGCAAGAAACCTGGCTGTCCCAAAGTTTACCACGCCGACTGTCTCAACCTCACCAAGAGGCCAGCAG GTCGCTGGGAATGTCCTTGGCACCAGTGTGATATATGTGGCAAGGATGCAGCGTCCTTCTGTGAGATGTGCCCCAGCTCCTACTGCAGCCAGCACCGCGAAGGCCTGCTCTTCATCTCCAAGCTGGACGGCaagctgtgctgcagtgaacaTGACCCTTGTGGGCCCGACCCGCTGGAACCCGGGGAGATCCGGGAGTACACACCCCAGTCCAGATCACTGACCTCAGGTTTGGGGATGGCCATCATCCCCTCTGTTGCTTCTAACACTACCACCAGTGTGAACAAGACCACGAAGAGGGTCCAGGACATCAGCGCCGGCGCTGGCATGTGTGCTTCCGAGTCACTTCCTGCTTTTTCCATCCCGGTACCCATAACTATTCCTGTCTCCGCGCCTGCCGCCTCGCCTCCGCCCAGCAGCTCCAATGCTCCCAGCAGCCCACACGTGTTTGACCTCCCGCACTACTCGCCGATCTCCTCTTacgaggaggagagggatgaagacgaggaggacCTGCTGGCGGAAGTTGACGAGGAGTCAGTAGAAGAGGATCAGAAATCAGATAGTCATGAAGAGGACGGAGAGGcggtgatggaggaggggggcgtgGAATATcttgaagaggaggaggaggaggaagaggaggaagaagaagaggaggaggaagaggaagaagaggaggaagaggaagaagaggagtga